The following proteins are encoded in a genomic region of Cetobacterium sp. 8H:
- a CDS encoding sigma-54-dependent Fis family transcriptional regulator, producing the protein MLNLIQNHVVKYAEVISNVVGVDVAIVDKNMLRIAGTGLYKNKKQLFSKGSVFKDTLKTGKTRVIENPREHDLCLKCKSKNECKEILEISEPIFCKDEIVGVIGLVCFNEKQKIKILENINYFLKFTEQISELIGIKLYEYRDKESQIEKKLLLEGVLENIDKGVIIFSKSKEVENLNKYAKKKLNIPKNKEFSGIKIKIVKKREFLNEENVYEMKFNNEVKNVVGKYIPLSDNSLNSKNMFIFEDLEAKNEMLNTSNIYSSIGMNDIIGESNFIIELKNKIKKISKSDSTVLITGESGTGKELVARGIHTNSNRKDKQFVAINCAAIPDSLIESELFGYVKGAFTGANSNGKIGKFELANGGTIFLDEIGDLPFYLQGKLLRVIQERTITRIGDNESIDLDIRIVAATNVDLEKKIEEKKFRRDLFYRLNVIPIKLEPLRERKEDVRVLVDFLIKKYNQKNNKYVHTLSDKTLDKLINYCWPGNVRELENTVELLINLSDDRGEITFDMLPQNIVNDEGQSVYLQESGLKKLEVIEKEYIFKVLEKFGETTEGKKKAAKVLGIGLTTLYRKLELSK; encoded by the coding sequence ATGTTAAATTTGATACAAAATCATGTAGTTAAGTACGCAGAAGTTATTTCTAATGTTGTTGGGGTAGATGTTGCAATAGTTGATAAAAATATGCTGAGAATAGCTGGTACAGGTTTATATAAAAATAAAAAGCAATTATTTTCAAAAGGTTCAGTATTCAAAGATACATTAAAAACAGGTAAAACAAGAGTTATAGAGAATCCAAGAGAGCATGATCTATGCCTTAAATGTAAGTCTAAAAATGAATGTAAGGAAATTTTAGAGATCTCAGAACCAATCTTTTGTAAGGATGAAATTGTAGGAGTCATAGGGTTAGTTTGTTTTAATGAAAAACAAAAAATAAAAATTTTAGAAAATATAAATTATTTTTTAAAATTTACAGAACAAATAAGTGAACTGATTGGAATTAAACTTTATGAGTATAGAGACAAGGAAAGTCAAATAGAAAAAAAACTGTTACTTGAGGGTGTTTTAGAAAATATAGATAAAGGAGTTATAATTTTTTCTAAAAGCAAAGAAGTTGAAAATTTAAATAAATATGCTAAGAAAAAATTAAATATTCCTAAAAATAAAGAGTTTTCTGGAATAAAAATAAAAATTGTAAAAAAAAGAGAGTTTCTTAATGAAGAAAATGTTTATGAAATGAAATTTAATAATGAAGTAAAGAATGTTGTTGGAAAATATATTCCTCTTTCGGATAATAGTTTAAATTCAAAGAATATGTTTATATTTGAAGATTTAGAAGCAAAAAATGAAATGTTAAATACAAGCAATATTTATAGCTCTATTGGAATGAATGATATAATTGGTGAGTCTAACTTTATTATAGAGCTAAAAAATAAAATAAAAAAAATATCTAAGTCAGATTCAACAGTATTAATAACAGGGGAAAGTGGTACAGGAAAAGAACTAGTAGCTCGAGGAATTCATACAAATAGTAATAGAAAGGATAAGCAATTTGTTGCAATAAATTGTGCAGCAATTCCAGATTCTTTAATTGAAAGTGAGTTATTTGGGTATGTAAAGGGTGCCTTTACAGGAGCAAATTCAAATGGTAAAATTGGTAAATTTGAATTAGCAAATGGAGGAACTATTTTTTTGGATGAAATAGGAGATTTACCATTTTATTTACAAGGCAAATTATTAAGAGTAATTCAAGAAAGAACAATAACAAGAATTGGAGATAATGAAAGTATAGATTTAGATATAAGAATTGTGGCTGCTACTAATGTAGATTTAGAAAAAAAAATAGAAGAAAAAAAATTTAGAAGAGATCTTTTTTATAGGTTAAATGTGATTCCAATTAAATTAGAACCCTTGAGAGAAAGAAAAGAGGATGTAAGAGTTTTGGTAGATTTTTTGATAAAAAAATATAATCAAAAAAATAATAAATATGTTCATACTTTATCTGATAAAACTTTAGATAAATTAATAAATTATTGTTGGCCTGGAAATGTTAGGGAACTAGAAAATACTGTAGAATTATTAATAAATCTTTCTGATGATAGGGGGGAAATTACATTTGATATGTTGCCCCAAAATATTGTAAATGATGAAGGACAATCAGTTTATTTACAAGAGAGTGGATTAAAAAAATTAGAGGTGATAGAAAAAGAGTATATTTTTAAAGTATTAGAAAAATTTGGGGAAACAACAGAGGGAAAGAAAAAAGCAGCAAAAGTGTTAGGTATTGGGTTAACTACACTATATAGAAAATTAGAATTGTCAAAATGA
- a CDS encoding L-2-amino-thiazoline-4-carboxylic acid hydrolase, which yields MLNQPKNVNEELINKLRGAIHHRGLWMGLLLKEMKDRGLDWEDIGRKAIFNCGCLHGKEIENKMDSNGGLVSFGNTFFTEEIRKIFEINVKNIDEDSLKLEYGHCPLVKAWQDLGFKDESLDKICDIAMCGDRGIESQFPEFEFELGRTIAQGYQVCEVNFYRKKNEAK from the coding sequence ATGTTAAATCAACCAAAAAATGTGAACGAAGAATTAATAAATAAACTGAGGGGTGCAATTCACCATAGAGGACTTTGGATGGGATTGTTATTAAAAGAAATGAAAGATCGAGGATTAGATTGGGAAGATATAGGAAGAAAAGCGATTTTTAATTGTGGTTGTTTGCATGGAAAAGAAATTGAAAATAAAATGGATTCAAATGGAGGTTTAGTCTCTTTTGGGAATACATTTTTTACAGAAGAAATTAGAAAAATATTTGAAATTAATGTGAAAAATATAGATGAAGATTCTTTGAAATTAGAGTATGGTCATTGTCCACTTGTGAAAGCATGGCAAGATTTAGGATTTAAAGATGAATCTTTAGATAAAATTTGTGATATAGCTATGTGTGGTGATAGGGGAATAGAGAGTCAGTTTCCTGAATTTGAATTTGAGTTAGGGAGAACGATAGCACAAGGATATCAAGTTTGTGAAGTAAATTTTTATAGAAAAAAGAATGAGGCGAAATAG